The nucleotide sequence CCGGATGGTGCCGGACCGGGCCGGGACCAGCCCGGAGATGGCGCGCAGCGTCGTCGACTTGCCGGCGCCGTTCGCCCCGACGAGGGCGACGAGCTGGCCCTCGCGCACCTCGATCGTCAATCCCTTCAGGGCGGTGACCTGGCCGTAGCCGCAGACGAGGTCGCGGATCTCAAGCATGGGCGGCCTCCTGCGCTTGGCTGGCCGTCCGGCGGGCGGCGCTGCCCTGGCCGAGATAGGCCTCAATCACCGCCGGATCGCTGCGGATCCGGTCCGGGGGCCCTTCCGCGATCAGCCGTCCGTAGTTCAGCACGACGATGCGGTCGGAGACCTCCATCACCATCGGCATGTCGTGCTCGACGAGAAGGATGGTGACGCCGCGCTCGCGGATCTGGTGGATCAGGCGCACGAAGACGCGGGTCTCCGAGGCGTTCATCCCCGAGACGGGCTCGTCGAGCAGCAGCATGGCGGGCTCGGTGGCGAGCGCCAGCGCGACACCGACGAGGCGCTGCTCGCCGTAAGCCAGGCTGCCGGCCTTCTCCTGGGCTCGGCCCCCGAGGCCGACCCAGTCGATGAGGGCCGCGGCGCGCTCCCGCAGGGCGCGCTCACTCGCGCCCGCGCGGCCAAGCAGCGCGTCGAGGAGCGGTGCCCTGCCGATGCCGGGTGCTCCGGCCGCGCCCTGCCGGTGCAGGCCGATCATCACGTTGTCGAACACCGTGTCGTCCGGGAAGACGCTGGTGCGCTGGAACGTGCGGGCGAGGCCGAGCCGGGTGATCTCGTGCGGCTGCAGCCCCCGCAAGGCGGTTCCCCGGAAGCGGACCTCGCCCTGGCTCGGGCGAAGGAAGCCCGTCATCACGTTGAAGGCGGTGGTCTTGCCGGCCCCGTTCGGGCCGATCAAGCTGACGATCTCGCCTTCCTGAACGTCGAAATGCAGGTCGGCTATGGCGACGAGGCCGCCGAAGCGCACGCCGACATGCTCGACCGAGAGGATCGCACTCATCGCTGCACCGCCGGGCTGGCCTTGAGGACGGGGACGGCGCGCGCCGGCCGGCGACGGGCAAGAACCTTGGCCAGGCCCGGCACGATGCCGCGCGGCATCACGAACAGGATCACGATCAGCACCAGCCCGTAGACGATCCACTGGGCCTCCGGTGCCATCACCGGCCGAAGCGCCACGGGCAGGAGCCCGAAGATCAGGCCGCCGACGACGGGTCCCATCAGCGTGCCCTTGCCGCCGGCCACCACCATGATGACCATGCTGACCGTGGTGGCGAACAGGAACACGTCGGGATCGATGATGCGCAGGTAATGCGCGTAGAGGCTGCCCGCCGCCCCCGCCATCGCGGCCGAGACCACCGCCGCGACGGTGAGCGTGCGCGTGGCGTTGATGCCGACCGAGAGCGCGAGGGACTCGTTCTCCTTCAGGCCCCGCATGGCGCGGCCGAAGCGCGAGCCGACGAGGCGCGCGATGACGAGGTAGCAGAGCGTCCCCACCGCGAGGACGAGGTAGTAGTTCTGCAGCTTCGTGCGCAGCGTCCAGGTGCCGAGACCGGGCAGACCCAGCGTCATCGCCGGGATGTTGGTGAGCGCGAGCGGCCCCTGTGTCAGCTCCACCCAGTTGAGGGCGACGAGCCGTACCACCTCGGCGAACGAGATGGTGACGATCACGAAGTAGGCCCCGCGCACCCGGAAGGAGAGACGGCCGATCAGGTAGCCGCACAGCCCAGCCGCCGCCACCGCCAGGAGGAAGCCGACGGCCGCCGGCCAGGGCTCGTGCACCACGCGGTAGCCGAAGCCGATCTCCACGTCGAAGCCGAGGCTCGTCAGCGCGCTGACATAGGCGCCGATGCCGAAGAAGGCGATGTGGCCGAGGCTGAGCTGCCCGGTGAAGCCGAGCAGCAGGTTCAGGCTCATCGCGCCGATGGTCAGGATGCCGGTGATGATCAGCGCGTTGAGCAGGTAGGGGTTGGAGCCCAGCGCCAGCGGCAGGGCGACGAGGGCGGTCAGGAGCGCGAGGGGGAGGAGCCGGCTCATCCGATGCGCTCCGCCTTCGCGAACAGGCCGGTCGGCTTGTAGAGGAGCACCGCGATGATGATCAGGAAGCCCATCGCGTCCCGGTAGCCGGAGGAGACGTAGCCGGCGCCGAGTTCCTCGGCGAGCGCCAGGATGAAGCCGCCGATCGCCGCCCCCGTGACGTTGCCGAGGCCGCCCAGGATGACGATGGCGAAGGCTTTCAGCTCGGCGAGCCCGCCCATCTGCGGGTGGACGACGTAGACCGGCCCGAGCAGGGCGCCGGCCGCGGCGGCCAGGCCTGAGCCCATCGCGAAGGTCGTCGTGTAGATCACCCGGACGTTGACCCCCATCAGCGCCGCCGTGTCGGCGTCCTGGAAGGCGGCGCGCATGGCGAGCCCGAGTTTCGTCCGGTTGATCAGCGCGTAGGTCAACGCGATGAGGCCGAGCGCGGCGCCCAGCACGAACAGGCGCAGCCATGAGACGGAGGCCGGACCGACCTGCAGCGGCGCCTCGGGGAACGGCGAGGGCACCGCCTTGGCGACCCCGCCGAAGATCCAGAGCGTGCCCGACTGAAGGACGATGCCGGCACCGATCATCACCAGCATCGTGGTGTCGATGTCCTGGCCCCGGAACGGGCGCAGCAGCGCGATCTCGATCCCGGCGCCGAGCAGCAGGCCGCCGAGAATCGCAACCGGCAGCGCCAGGAAGAAGTTGAGCCCCAGTGCCGCGACGGCGAGGTAGGTGAGGTAGGCCCCAACCGTGTAGAGGGCGCCGTGCGTGAAGTTCACCACGTTCATGATCCCGAAAATCAGGGTCAGCCCGATCCCCAGGAGGGCGTAGGTGCCGCCGAGGATCAGCGTGTTGACGAGGTGCTGGATCAATTGGTCCATGGGCGGCCCTCCCGATGGCGTGCGTGCGATGGGCGTGGCGGGCCGGCCCGGGGGCCGGCCCGGGCGGCGTCAGAGCGTCGGCACGACTACGCGGCCGTCCTTGATCTCGATGAGGTAGACCTGCGGCTTGCTCTGGCCGCTCTCCTTGCCGGCGGGACCGGACTTGGCGAAGCGGATCGGCCCGTTGAGCCCGACGAAGTCGACCGCCCAGAAGGCCTTGGCGATCGCGGCGGACTCGGTCTTGCCGGCCTTCTCGATGGCGTGGGCGATCGCTCGGATGCCGTCGTAGCCGCGGAAGCTCTCGGTGACGCCGGCGAACTCGAAGCCGCGCTTCTTCCACTCGGCGATGAAGGTCTCGGTCGCCTTCGGGTCCGGGGTCTTCTCGGGAATCCAGGGCAGGAACGTGGTGAGGTGCATCGTGCCGTCGGCCGCCGAGCCGGCCTGTGCGATGATCTGATCGGGGTTCTGCGAGCCGCCCGTGGTGATGACGCGCTTCTTGAGGCCCAGCGCCGACATCTGCTTGAACAGCAGCACGAGCTGATCGACGGCGCTCGTGATCATGATCGTGTCGCTGTCGGAGGCCTTCAGCTTCGAGAGCTGGGCGCTCATATCCTGCGCGCCTTGGTCCATGGTCTCGGTGAGGCCGACCTGGACGCCCTTCTCCTTGAGCATCTTGCCGAAATCGGTCGCGGCGCCGCGACCGAAATCGTTGTTCAGCACCAGGAAGTCGACCTTCTTCATGCCGAGCTTGGCCACCATCGGCGCGAAGGTCTCCGCCTCGAGCGAGGAGGGCGGGGAGATGCGGAAGACGTAAGGATTGCCGGAGGTGGTGATCTTGCCCGACGACGAGGTCTCGACGAGCATCGGCACCTCGTAGTCCACCAGCTTGGGCATCACGGCGAGCGTCAGGCTCGATCCCCAGGCCCCCATCATCACAGGGGTCTTGTCGCTGGTGATGAGCTTCTCGGCGACCGCCGCGGCCTCGGTCGGGTTGCTCTTGTTGTCCTCGATGACGAGTTCGAGCTTCTTGCCCAGCACCCCGCCCCGCGCGTTGATCTCGTCGGCGGCGATCTTCGCGCCGTTGACCACGTAGGTTCCTGAGGCCGCGAACGGCCCGGTCAGCGGCTCGTTGACGCCGATGCGGATCGTGTCGCCCCGCGCGCCGGTGACGGTCAGCGCCAGCAGGATCGCGGTGGTGAGGGTGAACCGGCTCGGCATTCTGGGGTCTCCGGGGGCTTGAGCTTGAGGCTCGGGACGAGATCAGGCGCGTCCGCGCCACGCCGCGAGGCGGGAGCGGACGAGGTCGAGGAGGAGGCGCAGCGGGTTGAGGTCGGCGGGCGCCGGGGCGGCGACGCCCGAGAGGCGGGCGTCGAGGTTGCGGGCGAAATCCGCGCTGATCCGGCCGGCGAGGTCCCGCACGAGGCCGGGACGCCCGAACTGTGCGAGCGGCCCGGTCAGGGTGTAGCCGACTTCCAGGTCGAGCCGCGCCGTACCGGGGGCCGGGCCAGGGCCAACCCGGTAGCGGATCTCGCCCTCGGTCGCCGAGCGCCCGCCCGCATCCGCGCCGGCGCCGCGGACACGGCCGCTCAGCGCCGCCGCGTCCTGCTCGATCCGGGCGCGGCCGCGGAAGGTCGCAGCGATTGGGCCGATCCGCACCTGCAGTCCGCCCTCCACCATGTCGGGCGCGGGCCGCGCCGTCAGGACGGCACCGGGCAGGCAGGCCGCGACGGCCTCGATATCGGCGAGGAGCGCGAAGACCGCTTCGGGCGGATGGGCGAGGTCGAGGGCCTGGGTGAAGCTCTGGGCCGGTGCGAAAGCCTCGGCGAGGTCCTGGGCCTGGGTGAAGCTCCGGGCCGGCGCGAGCGCCGCGGCCGTCCGTGCCGGCGGCGCGAGCGCGGCAACCGCCTCGCCGTTCCGGGCCCCGACCGGGCCGAGCCCGCGCTCGTTGCCCGCAGAGGGGCCGATGCCCCGGGCGCGGCGGTCGGCGATCACGCTCATCACCGCCCGCACGATGCCCGCATAGCCGGTGCAGCGGCAGAGATTGCCCGACAGCCCGACGCGGATCCGGCGTTCGTCGGCCTCGGGCAGCCTCAGCACGAGGTCGCGCGCGGCCACCAGCATGCCGGGCGTGCAGTATCCGCACTGGAGCGCGTGCTCGCGGTTGAAGGCCGCGCGCAGCTCCGTCGCGACGGCGTCGTCGTCCAGGCCCTCGATTGTCGTGACGGCGGCACCCGCGCAGGCGCCGGCGAAGGTGAGGCAGGCGCGCGCCGGCTCGCCGTCGAGCAGAAGCGTGCAGGCGCCGCAGACGCCGTGCTCGCAGCCGAGATGCGTGCCGGTGAGGTCGAGCCCGTCCCGCAGAACGTCGCCGAGATGGCTGCGCGGCTCGGCCTCGATCCGCCGGTCCACACCGTTCACCGTCAGCGCGAGGACCATGCGGCCGGGGGGCGCCATGCGGCCGGGGGGCGCCATGCGGCCGGGGGGCGCGGCGAGGGCGGCGCTCATGCGGCCTCCGGTACGGACAGGGGGGTCGGGCGTGCCGCCTGCGCCACCGCGCGGGCCAGCACCGTGACGTGGACGTGGCGCGCGACCCGGTCGGCCATGCCGGCCTCGGCGAGCGCCGCGTCGGCGACGCGCGGCTCGAACCGCGCGGCGAAGTCGGGGCCGATGCGGCCACCGAACAGCGGGCGGGCATCCGCGAGCAGGACGGGCGGTCCGTCGACGGCACCGATCACCGCGCGGCCGCGGCCCGCCGCCGGCTCGATCCGCACGGCGCCGATGGCGTGGGCGAACTCGCCGATCTTGGCGCAGTGCTTGACGTAGCCCCAGGCCGCGCCGTCCGGCAGCGCCGGAACCCGGACCGCGGCGAGGATCTCGTCGGGCCCGAGCGCAACGTCGAGGGCGCCGGTGATGAAGCGCTCCACGGGGAGGGTTTGGCGGCCGCCGCGGCCGGCGATCTCGACCTCGGCGCCGAGCGCGGTCAGCGCGCTCACCCAGTCGGCGGCGGGGTCCGCGTGGACGAGGCTGCCGCCGACGGTGCCGCGGTTGCGCACCGGCCGATAGGCGATGGCGGACGCCACCCGCCGCAGGGCGCCGCCGGTGTTGTCGGGCACGCGCCCGTCCTCGATGTCGGCATGGGTCACGCAGGCGCCGAGCACGAGGGTGCCGCCTTCCATGCGGGCTTGGCGGAGTTCGGCGATCCCGGTGATGTCGATGACGAGGTCCGGCTCGACGAGGCGCAGGTTCAGCATCGGCCCGAGCGACTGGCCGCCCGCGATCAGCTTCACGGAGCCCGTGGCTTGCCTAAGACGATCGAGGAGCGCGGGCAGGCTCGCCGGGCGCTCCCAGGCGAAGGCGGCGGGCTTCATGCGGCCTCCCGGGCGCGGGTCTGCGCCGGCTTGGCGGCGAGCACCGCCTCGACGATCCGGTGCGGGGTGACAGGGCTGTGCAGCAGCTCGACGCCGAGGGGGCTAAGCGCGTCGTTGATCGCGTTGGCCAGCGCCGCGGGCGGCGCGATGGCCCCGCCCTCGCCGATGCCCTTCTGGCCGAAGCGCGTGTAGGGGGACGGCGTCTCCATGTGGTCGATGCGCGCCATCGGCACCTCGGCGGGGCCCGGCAGCAGGTAATCGGCCAAGGTCGAGGCGAGCGGCTGGCCGCGGGCGTCGAAGCGCATCTCCTCGAACAGCGCCGTGCCGATGCCCTGCGCGAGGCCGCCGTAGATCTGGCCGTCCACGACGAGCGGGTTCACCAGTGTGCCGCCGTCCTCGACGATGACGTAGTCGAGGATCTCGACCGCCCCGAGATCGGGATCGACCGCGACGACGACCGCGTGGGCCGCATACGAGAAGGTGCCGGAATCGCGCTGCGGCTTGTAGCCGGCGGTGACTTCGAGCCCGCCCGGGTCGGTGTCGGGCGCGAGGTCCTGCGGGCGCCGGTACCAGGTGCGGGCGATCGCATCGAGCGGCACGTCGCCGTTGGGCCCGACCACGTGGCCGCCCGCGAAGCGGCAATCCTCGGGACGCGCCTGGAGCAGGTGGGCGCCGATCCTGACGGCGCGGTCGCGCAATTCCTCGCAGGCGGCGGCGACCGCGCCGCCCGCCATCACCATCACGCGCGAGCCCCAGGAGCCCGTCGAGTAGGGCGTCATCGCGGTGT is from Methylobacterium radiodurans and encodes:
- a CDS encoding ABC transporter ATP-binding protein, producing the protein MSAILSVEHVGVRFGGLVAIADLHFDVQEGEIVSLIGPNGAGKTTAFNVMTGFLRPSQGEVRFRGTALRGLQPHEITRLGLARTFQRTSVFPDDTVFDNVMIGLHRQGAAGAPGIGRAPLLDALLGRAGASERALRERAAALIDWVGLGGRAQEKAGSLAYGEQRLVGVALALATEPAMLLLDEPVSGMNASETRVFVRLIHQIRERGVTILLVEHDMPMVMEVSDRIVVLNYGRLIAEGPPDRIRSDPAVIEAYLGQGSAARRTASQAQEAAHA
- a CDS encoding ABC transporter substrate-binding protein, which codes for MPSRFTLTTAILLALTVTGARGDTIRIGVNEPLTGPFAASGTYVVNGAKIAADEINARGGVLGKKLELVIEDNKSNPTEAAAVAEKLITSDKTPVMMGAWGSSLTLAVMPKLVDYEVPMLVETSSSGKITTSGNPYVFRISPPSSLEAETFAPMVAKLGMKKVDFLVLNNDFGRGAATDFGKMLKEKGVQVGLTETMDQGAQDMSAQLSKLKASDSDTIMITSAVDQLVLLFKQMSALGLKKRVITTGGSQNPDQIIAQAGSAADGTMHLTTFLPWIPEKTPDPKATETFIAEWKKRGFEFAGVTESFRGYDGIRAIAHAIEKAGKTESAAIAKAFWAVDFVGLNGPIRFAKSGPAGKESGQSKPQVYLIEIKDGRVVVPTL
- a CDS encoding xanthine dehydrogenase family Fe-S subunit, with product MSAALAAPPGRMAPPGRMAPPGRMVLALTVNGVDRRIEAEPRSHLGDVLRDGLDLTGTHLGCEHGVCGACTLLLDGEPARACLTFAGACAGAAVTTIEGLDDDAVATELRAAFNREHALQCGYCTPGMLVAARDLVLRLPEADERRIRVGLSGNLCRCTGYAGIVRAVMSVIADRRARGIGPSAGNERGLGPVGARNGEAVAALAPPARTAAALAPARSFTQAQDLAEAFAPAQSFTQALDLAHPPEAVFALLADIEAVAACLPGAVLTARPAPDMVEGGLQVRIGPIAATFRGRARIEQDAAALSGRVRGAGADAGGRSATEGEIRYRVGPGPAPGTARLDLEVGYTLTGPLAQFGRPGLVRDLAGRISADFARNLDARLSGVAAPAPADLNPLRLLLDLVRSRLAAWRGRA
- a CDS encoding FAD binding domain-containing protein; protein product: MKPAAFAWERPASLPALLDRLRQATGSVKLIAGGQSLGPMLNLRLVEPDLVIDITGIAELRQARMEGGTLVLGACVTHADIEDGRVPDNTGGALRRVASAIAYRPVRNRGTVGGSLVHADPAADWVSALTALGAEVEIAGRGGRQTLPVERFITGALDVALGPDEILAAVRVPALPDGAAWGYVKHCAKIGEFAHAIGAVRIEPAAGRGRAVIGAVDGPPVLLADARPLFGGRIGPDFAARFEPRVADAALAEAGMADRVARHVHVTVLARAVAQAARPTPLSVPEAA
- a CDS encoding branched-chain amino acid ABC transporter permease — protein: MDQLIQHLVNTLILGGTYALLGIGLTLIFGIMNVVNFTHGALYTVGAYLTYLAVAALGLNFFLALPVAILGGLLLGAGIEIALLRPFRGQDIDTTMLVMIGAGIVLQSGTLWIFGGVAKAVPSPFPEAPLQVGPASVSWLRLFVLGAALGLIALTYALINRTKLGLAMRAAFQDADTAALMGVNVRVIYTTTFAMGSGLAAAAGALLGPVYVVHPQMGGLAELKAFAIVILGGLGNVTGAAIGGFILALAEELGAGYVSSGYRDAMGFLIIIAVLLYKPTGLFAKAERIG
- a CDS encoding branched-chain amino acid ABC transporter permease: MSRLLPLALLTALVALPLALGSNPYLLNALIITGILTIGAMSLNLLLGFTGQLSLGHIAFFGIGAYVSALTSLGFDVEIGFGYRVVHEPWPAAVGFLLAVAAAGLCGYLIGRLSFRVRGAYFVIVTISFAEVVRLVALNWVELTQGPLALTNIPAMTLGLPGLGTWTLRTKLQNYYLVLAVGTLCYLVIARLVGSRFGRAMRGLKENESLALSVGINATRTLTVAAVVSAAMAGAAGSLYAHYLRIIDPDVFLFATTVSMVIMVVAGGKGTLMGPVVGGLIFGLLPVALRPVMAPEAQWIVYGLVLIVILFVMPRGIVPGLAKVLARRRPARAVPVLKASPAVQR